The window TCGCATCGCTCCCGTTGACGTCGCTGCTCGCGATCGTTTGGCTCTACGGCGAGACTGGTGATACGAACCGCATTGCGAGACTGTCGCTCAGCATTTTCTGGTACGTGTTGCCGTCGCTCGTCCTGTTTATCGTTCTTTCGGTGCTGCTGGCGCACGGGATGTCGTTCTGGCCGAGCCTCGGGCTTTCGATTGGGGCGACGTTTCTCGCTTATCTCGTCATGTCCGCCATGCTGGCTCGCTTCGGCGTATCGATCTGACCCCGTGACAGGCGGAGGCGGACCGGCTATTCGCCTAGTCCATGCTGCACATCAACGATCTCACATACAGGATCGAGGGAAGACCGATCCTCGAAGGCGCGACAGTCGCCATTCCCTCCGGCCACAAGGTTGGACTTGTCGGGCGCAATGGCGCGGGCAAGACGACGTTGCTGCGTCTGCTGAAAGATGAGATCGCGCCCGATGATGGCACCATTTCCATCCCTCGCAATGCGCGCATCGGCCATGTCGCGCAGGAAGCTCCAGGCGGCGACGATAGCCTGATCGAATGGGTCTTATCGGCGGATACCGAGCGCGCTCAGCTCCTCGCCGAGGCGGAGCACGCGCACGATCCGGAACGCATCGCCGAAATTCAATTGCGTCTCACGGACATCGACGCCCATTCGGCGCCAGCGCGTGCAGCCCGCATTCTGTCCGGTCTCGGCTTTGACGACGCTGCGCAACAGCGCGCCTGCCGGGAATTTTCCGGCGGCTGGCGGATGCGCGTCGCGCTTGGAGCAGTTCTGTTTTTGAAGCCCGATATTCTTCTGCTCGACGAGCCGACGAACTATCTCGACCTTGAAGGAACGCTTTGGCTCGAAAGCCATCTCAAGGCGTATCCGCACACGGTGCTCATCGTCAGTCACGATCGCGACCTGCTGAACCGGGCGGTCGGCGCGATCCTGCACCTCGATAAAGGCAAGCTCACGCTTTATGCGGGAGGCTATGACGACTTCGAGGAAACGCGGCGCGAGAAGCAGCGGCTCGAACTGAAGCTGATGAAAAAGCAGGACGAGCAGCGCCGTCATCTGCAGGCGTTCATCGACCGCTTCAAAGCAAAGGCCAGTAAGGCCGCGCAGGCCCAAAGCCGCGTGAAGGCGCTCGCGAAAATGCAGCCGATCGCCGCGCAGGTCGACGACCGCGTTGTGCCATTTCATTTTCCCGATCCGCAGAAGACAATCGCAAGCCCGCTGCTGCGCATCGAAAAGGCAAGCGCCGGATATGAGCCGGGACGCGCTATTCTCAACGGCATTGATCTCCGCATCGATAACGATGATCGCATTGCGCTTCTCGGGCAAAACGGAAACGGCAAGTCAACGCTCGCCAAACTGATCGCGGGCCGTCTTGCGCCGCTCACCGGCAACCTGTTCGGCGCGCAGAAAGTGGATGTGGGATACTTCGCACAGCATCAGCTTGACGATCTCTCACCAAACTCGACGCCCTACGATTACATCGTGAAGCTGATGCCGGACGCGACGGAGGCACAGCGGCGCACGCGGCTTGGCACGTTTGGTTTTGGCGCAGCGAAGGCTGATACCGTCTGCAAGAATTTGTCGGGCGGAGAGAAAGCGCGATTGCTGCTGGCGATCACCGCCTTTCACGGACCGCACCTTCTCATTCTCGACGAACCGACCAACCACCTCGACGTTGACAGCCGCGAAGCGCTCGTTCGCGCGCTGTTGGAATACAATGGCGCCGTTATCCTGATCAGCCACGACCGGCATCTTATTGAAGCGACAGCCGATAGGCTTTGGATCGTGCGTGACGGTGCGGTGTCTTCCTATGACGGAGACATCGACAGCTACCGTACGCTCCTTCTCGAAGAGCGCGGCGGGCGCAATTCGGAACGGCGCGATGATCGCACGAACGTGGATGATCGGGCGTCTCGCGCGGATCAGCGCCGCGCGGCGGCTGAGCGACGGGCGGAACTCGCGCCGCTGAAGAAGACCATGGTTGTTGCCGAACAGCGGGTCGACACGCTGGCGAAGAAAATCGCCAAGCTCGATGCGGTTCTCGCTGATGCCGAGCTATATACCAGCGATCCTCAGAGGGCGCAGAAAGCGGCTCTGGAGCGCGGGCAATTGAGCCGGGATCTGGCCGCGGCCGAGGATGAGTGGCTTTCCGCGACGGACGCCTACGAAAGCGCTTCCGCCGCGGTCGACGCCTAAGCCATTATAGAAATTTGATATTTACGCGCTGATCGGCACGGCGAATCGCGTTTGCGTTTTCGTCGCAATATCCACATCTGGATCCGGCCGGAACAGAAACCCATTTCAAAGCGTATCGTTATCTGAACGCGCTAGATAAGTGCCTGCGTGACGCGCAACGGGTTCAACTATGAAACAGGATTTCGTCTACCACCGCCTTTCCCGGCCGCAGCGGCCCGTTCGAGGGAACCGTCCGCGCGCAGCAGTCGCGTCCACCGCAGTCAGCGAATACCTCGCTTACATCGCAACGCTTTCGATCGCCGTGGTGATCGCGATCGTCACGTTCGCCTACGCGGCGAACATCACTGTGCGCTGGCTCGATGCTGCGATGAAGCCGGCGTTCCTCTCCGAGACGAGCGCGCCAGCATCGAAGCCGCAACTCGCGATGCTGCCGGCATTTGCGCCGGCTTCAGCCAACAGCGGTGCGAACAACTAGCTTCGCGCGATCACCCAGCGATCTTGGAGAAATCCGCGACGTTTAAAGTCGCGGCTCGGATTTCAGCCAAGACGCGCAACCGGTTCTCGCGGATTTTCGGATCGTCAGCGTTCACCAGGATCTTTTCGAAGAAGTGATCGACCGGCGCGCGCAACTCCGACAGTGCGCGCATGGCGCCCGCGAAATTCTCGACATTGATCGCCGCTGCCGTGTCCTGCTTCACCGCCTCAATTGCAGCGGCGAGCGCGAGTTCTTCTTTTTCCGAAAGCAGCTTGAGATCGTACGGACCTGCGTATGATTTCTTATCTTTCTTTTCCTCAATCGAGAGGATGTTCGCCGCGCGTTTGACGCCCGCGAGCAGGTTCGCGCCGTCATCTGTTTTCAGGAACGCATCGAGCGCTTCAACGCGACGAACGATGAGCGCGAGATCGTCCTGTCCGCCGAGTGCGAACACGGCGTCGATCAGATCGTGCCGCTTGCCCTGATCGCGCAGGAAGACTTTTAGCCGGTCAGCGAAGAAGGCGAGGAGATCCTTTTGCACGGCGGCAGAGGCTTTCGCGTCCGTTGGCTTCGAACCGGGTGCGAGCTTCTCTTCAGCCGATGCAATGTAATGCGTCAGCGGCACGCGGAAATCATTCTCCAGCACAATGCGAATGATGCCGAGTGCGGCGCGGCGGAGCTGGTAGGGATCGCCTGAACCGGTCGGCTTTTCGCCGATGGCCCAGAAGCCGACGAGCGTATCGAGCTTGTCCGCAAGCGCGACGGCTGCAGCGACCGCGTCGCCCTGATCGGCGCGCGGAACGACATCGGTTGGGCCTTTCGGCTTGTAGTGAAGTTCAATGGCACGTGCGATCTCGGGCTTCGTGCCGACGGCTTCAGCGTAATAGCGGCCCATCAAGCCTTGAAGCTCTGGAAATTCGCCGACCATTTCAGAGACGAGGTCGGCCTTCGCCAGACCTGCCGCGCGGCGCGCGTCTTCCGGTACGGCATCGCAGGCGCCCGCGAGTTCAAACGCCAACTGCTCGATGCGTTCGACGCGATCCTTTTGCGATCCGAGCTTCTGATGGAACGTGATGCCAGCGAGCTTGCCCGCCATCTCACCAAGCGGATGCTTCAAATCCTGCTGCCAGAAGAAGGCGGCATCGGATAGGCGCGCGCGGATGACTTTCTCGTTGCCCGAAACGATCGCTTCGCCGCCATCCGTGGCGACGAGATTTGAAACGAGTAGAAATTTATTCGCGAGCTTCTTCGTTTTGGGATCGCGCAGCGAGAAGCACTTCTGATGCAGCTTCATCGAAGCGGTCAGCACTTCGCCTGGAATGTCCAGGAACGCTTTGTCGAACGAGCCCATCAGCACGACTGGCCATTCCGTCAGTCCTGCGTTCTCTGCCAGCAGCGCATCGTCATCGACCAGTTCGAGCTTGGCCTGCTTGGCGAGTGTTTTCGCCTGTTCGGCAATCGCGGCTTTGCGGTCTTCGGTGTCGAGCAGCACATGATGCGCCGCGAGCTTTTCGCGGTAGTCGGCGAAGCTTTTGACTTTGAACGGCCCCGGCCCGAGGAACCGATGTCCGCGAGTTTCGGAATTTGATTGTAGTCCGGCGATTTCCAGGGGCACGATTTTGCCGCCCAGTAAGCAGATCACCGATTGCAGTGGGCGCACCCACTGAAAGGATGCGCTGCCCCAGCGCATGGATTTCGGCCAGGGGAATTTCGCTGTTACGTCAGCGAGCGTCTCAGCGATGATCTCAGCGGCAGCCCGACCGGGGCGCTCGATCTTCGCGAGATAGTAGTCGCCCTTCTTTTCGTCTGTGACGACTGTTGCCTGCGAGATTTCGGAAAGACCGGCGGACTTCAGAAAGCCTTCGATCGCCTTCTCGGGCGCACCGACGCGCGGGCCTTTTTTCTCTTCTGCAATCGCGGGTGATTTCGCGGGGACGTTTTCGATGACAAGCGTCAGACGCCGGGGCGTTGCGTAGGCGCGTGCCTCTCCGGTTTCGAGGCCGCGAGCTATCAGACCTTCAACGACAAGGCGCTTCAAATCATCAGCCGCGCGCAATTGCATGCGCGCGGGGATTTCTTCCGACAGAAGCTCAAGCAGCAATTCGGACATTCAAATCAAATCTCAACGAGTGGCGATCAGCTCTGCCCCGCAACGAAGCCGCTGCGGGGCAGAGTGCGCATCAAGGCGAGGCCGCAGGCGGCGACGACGGTTCCGCAGCAGGCGGAGGCGTGGTGCTGTCTGACGGTGCGGTGTGTTCGTGTTCCGGCGCCGATTCAGCAGGCGCAGTCGTTTCGGCCGGAGCCGGTGCTGCTTCTTCAGCGGGTGCCGGTGTTTCGGCGGGTGCTGGCGCTTCCGCAGGTGCCGGTTCAGCCGCAGCGGGAGCGGTGTGCTCGTGCTCTGGCGCAGGTTCTGGTGCGGTTGCAGCCGGAGCCGGAGCGGTTTCAGCAGGCGCCGAAATATGTTCGAGCACGCTTTCCGGCAGGTTCGCACGCACTTCTTTACCGATGTCGTTCACTGAACCGGTTGTTTCGAGGTAGCCGAGGCCGACCACAAGCATGGCGACGAAGAACGCGAACACCCATGGCAAGCGTCGCAGGATGAAGAATCCTAGGATGAGCAGCGGCACGCCCATTGAGATCAAGCCGAGTGT is drawn from Hyphomicrobium methylovorum and contains these coding sequences:
- a CDS encoding DUF3147 family protein gives rise to the protein MAFATVKVLLTALIVIAISEVAKRSTAIGGIIASLPLTSLLAIVWLYGETGDTNRIARLSLSIFWYVLPSLVLFIVLSVLLAHGMSFWPSLGLSIGATFLAYLVMSAMLARFGVSI
- a CDS encoding ABC-F family ATP-binding cassette domain-containing protein, with amino-acid sequence MLHINDLTYRIEGRPILEGATVAIPSGHKVGLVGRNGAGKTTLLRLLKDEIAPDDGTISIPRNARIGHVAQEAPGGDDSLIEWVLSADTERAQLLAEAEHAHDPERIAEIQLRLTDIDAHSAPARAARILSGLGFDDAAQQRACREFSGGWRMRVALGAVLFLKPDILLLDEPTNYLDLEGTLWLESHLKAYPHTVLIVSHDRDLLNRAVGAILHLDKGKLTLYAGGYDDFEETRREKQRLELKLMKKQDEQRRHLQAFIDRFKAKASKAAQAQSRVKALAKMQPIAAQVDDRVVPFHFPDPQKTIASPLLRIEKASAGYEPGRAILNGIDLRIDNDDRIALLGQNGNGKSTLAKLIAGRLAPLTGNLFGAQKVDVGYFAQHQLDDLSPNSTPYDYIVKLMPDATEAQRRTRLGTFGFGAAKADTVCKNLSGGEKARLLLAITAFHGPHLLILDEPTNHLDVDSREALVRALLEYNGAVILISHDRHLIEATADRLWIVRDGAVSSYDGDIDSYRTLLLEERGGRNSERRDDRTNVDDRASRADQRRAAAERRAELAPLKKTMVVAEQRVDTLAKKIAKLDAVLADAELYTSDPQRAQKAALERGQLSRDLAAAEDEWLSATDAYESASAAVDA
- the glyS gene encoding glycine--tRNA ligase subunit beta, with amino-acid sequence MSELLLELLSEEIPARMQLRAADDLKRLVVEGLIARGLETGEARAYATPRRLTLVIENVPAKSPAIAEEKKGPRVGAPEKAIEGFLKSAGLSEISQATVVTDEKKGDYYLAKIERPGRAAAEIIAETLADVTAKFPWPKSMRWGSASFQWVRPLQSVICLLGGKIVPLEIAGLQSNSETRGHRFLGPGPFKVKSFADYREKLAAHHVLLDTEDRKAAIAEQAKTLAKQAKLELVDDDALLAENAGLTEWPVVLMGSFDKAFLDIPGEVLTASMKLHQKCFSLRDPKTKKLANKFLLVSNLVATDGGEAIVSGNEKVIRARLSDAAFFWQQDLKHPLGEMAGKLAGITFHQKLGSQKDRVERIEQLAFELAGACDAVPEDARRAAGLAKADLVSEMVGEFPELQGLMGRYYAEAVGTKPEIARAIELHYKPKGPTDVVPRADQGDAVAAAVALADKLDTLVGFWAIGEKPTGSGDPYQLRRAALGIIRIVLENDFRVPLTHYIASAEEKLAPGSKPTDAKASAAVQKDLLAFFADRLKVFLRDQGKRHDLIDAVFALGGQDDLALIVRRVEALDAFLKTDDGANLLAGVKRAANILSIEEKKDKKSYAGPYDLKLLSEKEELALAAAIEAVKQDTAAAINVENFAGAMRALSELRAPVDHFFEKILVNADDPKIRENRLRVLAEIRAATLNVADFSKIAG